The following DNA comes from Oncorhynchus masou masou isolate Uvic2021 chromosome 21, UVic_Omas_1.1, whole genome shotgun sequence.
GGCAACTCTGTAGTTCCCAAATAATTTAAGAGAAGGAAACTCCACCCTATCAGAGGGAAAGATGGAGCTACTACCATATTGCTCATACCTGTCCTATTCTGATTTGCTTCAGATCTAAGTAGAGTGTAAGAGTAGTGGCTAGGGTTCTATTTGGACCATGGCTTAGTCTATTTTTAGTTCAATGTTTCACTTTTTTTGAACTACAGTCCAGAACACTACTAATGTCTGTGGTACAGTGTTACCTATGGCTAATGTTACATGTATGACCAGCTGTCTCGGGGTGGCTCTGGGTCAATGTCACACCGGGTGTCTCTAGTGGCTTCCTCTTGTATCTGACAACACAGACCATTGAGACCGTCCCCAGTGAGTGAGTAGGATGTTGCCAGTGATGGCAAGGTCACTAGCTATGCTAAAATACTTATGTCCCAGTATGCATTTATTTAATTATGCTTTTAAAGTGTTAAaacccctttaaaaaaaatatatatttttcattcGACGTGATCAGTTGTGCACATTTTGTTAACTTGGATCATTGAGAAATGGATGAATTTTTTTTGTACTGATGGGTTGTGATTTCAATGATTTTTCTAATGGTTCTCTCCTTACTCTGATCAAAAGTGTTCTGAGATGCTTGTTTGAGTTATGCTGAATGATGAAATATGATGAAATAAAAGTTGACATGTTTGACTTGGCCTCAAACCGTCATGTCCTTCAGTGGATTTCCCCCCCCCGCATGCCTAGGCATTGTTTTACTTTGACCCATCTGGTGACTGAATTGTCATTTGTAGGTATGCACTTGTGGGTTTTAATAGAGTAAGCAACATGGTGAGACTTCCACATACTGGTAGCTTAGATGGCAAGGTGGTGAATATTACCATATTGCGTACAGCTGTCAAATCCTCTTGGCTCTCCAAGTGCTTCGGCATAGCAATCCGTGAGTGGacattcctttttttttttttttttaaacaaggtgCAATTAGTGACCACAAACTAAAGGTGGCAGTCATGTTGGCtttttttttgttgtcaaatATACAAACCTTCCAATTCAGGAAATGTACAGCAAACCAAATATTTATCCCATGTTCATAAATTATTGATTACAACACAAGTGTTTACTCCCCTCATGGATTTTAAaggaacaagtgcacacttctaGAAGTGAGACTAAATTGGGCTCCAGTTTACTGTGAGCAGGCCGCAAAATAAATCATCTGAAAATCAGATGGCGCTTCAGTTTATAGGTTTTTCACTAAGTGAGAAGGCCTGGGGTTTTTGATCTGGAAAAGGGAGAATCTAGTCAACAGCTGCTGTGACTGAGCCCAATTCCATGAATTAAAGGGCTTTTCCCACTGAATTTCTTAAACCAAACTACTCCTTTTGCATCCATGAGGGGGAGTGAACATTTTTTAATATTGCACTGGAGGGGAATACTTTCTCCAAGTATCATTTAAAGGCATTGCGTTTGACAAGTTCATACATGCAGTCCATTAACTTTTCTTCAGATTGTCCATTCCAATATATGGCTTCATTTTCATGGCAACTATTTACCCCAAAATCAATACACTTAACTATTTAGCAGTGTAAGGTATCTTTTGGCAAAATATATCTAATACTGGATTCTCACTTGATCAGAAGTGCAATGTGAAATAACAGCAGCTTAAACAATGACTGACATCTGTTTATAATTCAGTACCAAAGAAAAATCCCTCAATGTGAAaaacaagcccccccccccccccaaggtagATGAGGGTCTGTGATTTGCTAACTCTGCTGTCAAAGGGCCCCTGCTATTGTCTGGACGGAAGTGTTGgagtgctgtctgtgtgttgtgtgtttacaTTTCAGGCTGCCCCTGATGTACAGGAGCAGGCCTATTTTGCTCATGATCAGCAGCAGGGGCCTCTGGGATATGCAGTCCATTCTCCTCTGCCTGTATAGGATGTTCATTGGTCTTAACTTCCTGTCCCACAACTCTTGGCTTTGACTCTTCTTCCTTGGGCTGttcctctacatccctctctttctgtgctgCGTTTTCTAGTTTTGGTTCCTCAACAACTTTGACTTCCACTTGGACCTTTACCTGCTCCTGGACCACACTTCCTCCCTGTTCAGGTGCACCCTGGGAGTAAGAGTCTGGTTGTTGTAGTTTGGGGGGAGAGAGTAGCTCAGGGGGTGCTATTAGACCATCCATGTTTAGATCTTGAGTCTGCAGGAGAAAGTCTACCATGTCCACCACCTGGGATGCACACACACGACAAAAAACATTGGCTTAGTGTACATATTCACTAACTGAAACACTGTATGGTCAACTTCAACGTTAGTGGAGATTTACTTACAGCTAAAGTGAGTCCAACAGTAACATCTTCATGCTGACAACAGTACAGGCTACATTATCTATTTGAATCCTGATACACAACCCTTATATTATGTCCTGCTAGCTAGTAGGCCAAACTGACTAAGATCAAGACAAAGTATGTCCTAACCATAACAATgaagatagatatatatatatatatatatatatatatacacacacacacacacacacacacacacctctctcaccgGCTCAGCTGACTGTTCTCCAGGCCTATTGTGGGAGTTGTATTCAGAGAGCAGCCTCATCATCTCCAGGCCATCCATGTCACCGCTGCGGTCATAGTCATGGAGACTAAACAGGAAAAACACCTCTGACCAGCAGGAAATAGGAAGATGTTTTATTCATTATTTATGtcaatgattgtgtgtgtgtgtgatgtgtttacCTTGTTCCCAGGTGCTATCTggtcctccctgtccctccttcAGGTTGGCCTTGATGTAGCTCTGCAgcaacctaacacacacacacacacacacacacacacacacagaggttagAGGCCAGCAGTTACGGTTCACAGAGGTTAGGTCTCGGGATAGAAGGTTCAACCTCAGGCCCACCTGACTGGGTAGCACATTACTTCACTGTACAGAAAGTGTAATCTAGTCTCAACATGTCTCAAGGTTTTACAAACAAGCTCTCTGTTCCCTCCCTGGTGTGTTCTGTGTACAGTAGGGTTAAATATCTTCCCTGTATTTTTCAAATGTTCAAACAATCCTgagaataaatcacttttctcccGTGTAAGCAGATATTTCCCCACCCAAACCGGAAGTGTCATGTTAAAATATtacgaacaccttcctaatattgagctgcaccccccccccccccccttgccctcagaacagcatcAAATCATCAGTGCATGGACTCTAcgaggtgtcaaaagcattccacagggatgctggcccatgttgactaaaATGCTTCCACCAGTTGTCACATGGGAAACGGTTAAGCatgaaaaaacccagcagcattgtgGTTATTGACACACTCaaaaccggtgtgcctggtacctactaccataccccgttcaaaggcacttaaatcttttgtcgtgcccattcaccccctgaatggcacacatacacaatccatgtctcaattgtctcaagccttaaaaatcattctttaagtCTCCTCTCATTAATCTAcagtgattgaagtggatttaacaagagacatcaataaaggatccgttttcacctggattcacctggtcagtctatggaatgagcaggtgttcttactgttttgtacactcagtgtataaagcATAGAAATATGTCAGGATCTGATTAGTGCATGAAAATCCAAGCCGgatgctacctgagcctgatGAGCCATACATTAAAAAGACATTAAAGATCCTTAAGCCCAAATTATTTTGTCGTTATCCAATACATAGCCTATGATATATAGGCTACCGCACATTATGtacgacagacagacataaaagCTCATAGATGTAGGCCTGCCTATACTGTCTTGGGTAAATGAATGAAACAATTCCAGTAGGCTAAAATCTTTGTGTGGACTGTCGGCCGCATGCCCTCCACCAGCATTGCATGCTCTCCCCCCAGCTTCATGGATTGAACGAGTTGCGTAATTCCAGTCCATATAATACAACACCGTAACTAGTACAAAGTTACAATTATAGGCTGGCGAATTTCATTTTAAAATATAATAGGGCCTATTTTACATGTTTATAATTAGCAGGCTGAAGCATATATACCATTCATCATATTTCCCCTAATGTTGTGCGGCATGCGTATTACCCtacctcctcttgctctctccatTGTCGCGTCATTCCTTCCTCGACTTTCAACAGTTAAAGGAAATACATTTCGCTGTCCTTATCTTCATCATTGTGATGACATGCttgaataatataggactagAATAAGATGCAGACGGCTTTGACTTCTCTTAAAGATCGAATGGTTATGGGCCTGAACAAATAACTGCTGTAGCCTACCGCCATCCCGAGTTCTCTACTCTTTCACTCACCGTGAGTTCTACTGGCTGCTGTAGTTAACAGTCAGCCAAAAAGAGCTTGCGTCTGTTTTCTAACACTCTTATTagtatacaatttaaaaaatgtaaaatccAGCCAGCTATAGTCTAGCTTTTCCTGGGACTCCAAGAGCTAAGGAGCCAGCGGAGTGAAGGTGCGCATTGTGCAAGAGACAGAAGCTATAAGTTAGAAGCTTATGCATAACTGTAATAAATCTCTtcgtcgtctgaggaggagtaggaaggatcggaccaatatgcagcgtggtaagtgtccatgttaattaTTTATTAGACTGAACACACGAAACAAAGTGAAAGTaagaaacgaaacagttctgtcaggtgaatacagaaaactacccacaaatcatagtgggaacacaggctacctaagtatggttctcattcagagacaatgattgacagctgcctctgattgggaaccataccaggccaaaagcagaaatacaaaacctagaacaaaaacattgaatgcccaccccaactcacgccctgaccaaactaaaacagagacataaaaaaggaactacggtcaggacgtgacaataaCCCATCATTCATTAGCTAAATTTAAGACTAATACTGCGTTGAATGTATTACCTGGAACGGAGTATGCTAGGACATCTATATATGCACACAgtgtactgagtgtacaaaactttaGTAAAGCCttctgttacggatacagttatcctgtgagtgtgtgtatcctgtgtgtgtttcttttctctccttctccgctctcaggtgaaaatcatcactccccaatcagtcaacaatcaatcatcaatcagaagacacacctcctcctatttcctgacctatcacagttccttccccatggtttaaaaaccccatcatttgtttgttctagagctcaatctctctgtaaatgtcatgtctgtaggtctctgtgtttcactctcgctttgtgtcttaacctctcttttgtttaagcacctcataggactttgtcatcacctgtgagtattgttttttgttatggtgtttgtgtttgattgctggtgggaaaagggggaaaccaagacaagtcgcccatgggcatacactacccgtaggtgaactttgttaaatacactagttagaactgggcggaccacccactgtatttttggttagttagttagctgtggttaaagtaggctagtctagcttaggggtgtttttgaatacttattgtttctttccttgggtccagctcagccccttttcctgctccccccattaccgtgtgtttataaataaacctagagtttgacggtagatttctgttgtcgtggttatttcgttcacacttttcctttgtcacaataataatttgcatgagttatgttacgggtctcattaccatcccccctagactgtcgggccaaaagggattcgtaacaccttCCGAATATGGAGTTGCACATCCCTTTGCCCTCAATACAGCCTTAATTAAaccggggcatggactctacaatgtgttTTCCCAtattgactctaatgcttcccacagttgtgacaAGTTGGCTGGTAGTGGATCTCTACTCCAAATAGGTcgttccatctcatcccacagatgctcaattagATTGAGATCTGGTGgctgaacaccatccccaccgtcaaacatggaggtggaaacattatgctttgggggtgtttttctgctaaggggacaggacaacttcaccgcatcaaagggacgatggatggggccatgtaccgtTAAATCTTGgatgagaacctccttccctcagccagggcattgaaaatgggttgtggatgggtattccagcatgacaatgacccaaaacacacggccaaggcaacaaaggaatGACTCGAGAAGAAGcatattaacttcttatggctggggggcagtatttaGTAGCTTGAATGAATAAGTTTGctaaagtaaacggcctgctcctcagtctcagttgctaatatatgcatagtattattagtattggatataaaacactctaatgttcctaaaactgtttgaatgatgtatgtgagtataacagaacacataTGGCAGGAAAAatcctgaggagaaatcaaaacaggaagtgagaaatctgagctttgtatgtattcaccagagtccccaatgaaatccccttgagatattaatgatgttgcactgcctaggagttccactagatgtcaaccatccaTAGAAATTTGAGTGAGACTTCTACagtgttgtgggagtgaatgagagcagaatctatcaggtgtctggcagtcagccattatCTGATCACGCTTATTCCTCATGGTacccacttgcgttccattgctcatgaagacacgaaggaatactccggttggaactttattgaagctatatgttacaaacatcctaatgattgattctgtacttagtttgaaatgtttcgtCGACCAatagcgccgacagagatggccgcctcgcttcgcgttccgaGGAAActatgcaatttttttttttttacttgttatttcttacattagtaccccaggtcatcttaggtttcattacatacagtcgagaagaactactgaatataagagcagcgtcaactcaccatcagtacgaccaagaatatgattttcgcgaagcggatcttgtgttctgcctttcacccaggacaacggaatggatcccagccggcgacccaaaaaacgacttcgtaaaagagggaaacgaggcggtcttctggtcagactccggagatgggcacatcgtgcacagcattcttctcgccaatgtccagtctcttgacaacaaggttgatgaaatccgagcaagggtagcattccagagggacatcagagactgtaacgttctttgcttcacggaaacatggctcactggagagatgctatcggagtcggtgcagccagctggtttctccacgcatcgcgccgacagaaacaaacatctttctggtaagaagaagggcgggggcgtatgccttatggctaacgagacgtggtgttgtcacaaaaacatacaggaactcaagtccttctgttcacctgatttagaattcctcacaatcaaatgttgaccgcattatctaccaagggaattctcttcgattataatcacagccgtatatattcccccccaagcagacacatcgatggctctgaaccaactttatttgactctttgcaaactggaatccatacatcctgaggctgcattcattcacaaggctaatctgaaaacaagactccctaaattgtattagcatatcgattgcgcaaccagggctggcaaaaccttggatcattgttattctaacttccgcgacgcatataaggccctgccccgtcctcatttcggaaaagctgaccacgactccattatgttgatccctgcctacagacagaaactaaaacaagaagctcccacgctgaggtctgtccaaagctggtccgaccaatctgattccacactccaagactgcttccatcacgtggactgggatatgtttcgtattgcgtcagacaacaacattgacgaatacgctgattcggtgtgcgagttcattagaacatgcgttgaagatgtcgttcccacagcaacgattaaaacattcccaaaccagaaaccgtggattgatgaaagcattcgtgtgaaactgaaagcgtgaaccactgcttttaatcaggacaaggtgactggaaacatgaccgaatacaaacagtgcagctattccctccgcaaggcaatcaaacaagctaagcgtcagtatagagacaaagtagaatctcaattcaacggctcagacacgaggtatgtggcagggtctacagtcaatcacagattacaaaaagaaaaccagcccagtcacggaccaggatgtcttgctcccaggcagactaacttttttgcccgctttgaggacaatacagtgccactgacacggcctgcaacgaaaacatgcggactctccatcactgcagccgaggtgagtaaaacatttaaacgtgctaaccctcgcaaggctgcaggcccagacggcatccccagccgtgtcctcagagcatgcgcacaccagctggctggtgtgtttacggacatattcaatcaatccctatctcagtctgctgttcccacatgcttcaagagggccaccattgttcctgttcccaagaaagctaaggtaactgagctaaacgactaccgccccgtagcactcacttccgtcatcatgaagtgctttgagagactagtcaaggaccatatcgcctccaccctacctgacaccctagacccactccaatttgcttaccgcccaaataggtccacagacgatgcaatttcaaccacactgcacactgccctaacccatctggataagaggaatacttatgtgagaatgctgttcatcgactacagctcggcatttaacaccatagtaccctccaagctcgtcatcaagctcgagaccctgggtctcgaccccgccctgtgcaactgggtactggacttcctgacgggccgcccccaagtggtgagggtaggcaacaacatctccaccccgctgatcctcaacactggggccccacaagggtgcattctgagccctctcctgtacttcctgttcacccacgacttcgtggccacgcacgcctccaactcaatcatcatgtttgcggacgacacaacagtggtaggcttgattaccaacaacgatgagacggcctacagggaggaggtgagggccctcggagtgtggtgtcaggaaaataacctcacactcaacgtcaacaaaactaaggagatgattgtggacttcaggaaacagcagagggaacaccccccctatccacattgatggaatagtagtggagagggtaatacgttttaagttcctcggcatacacatcacagacaaactgaattggtccacccacacagacagcatcgtgaagaaggcgcagcagcgcctcttcaaccgcgggaggctgaagaaattcggcttgtcaccaaaagcactcaaacttctacagatgcacaatcaagagcatcctggcgggctgtatcaccgcctggtacggcaactgctccgcccacaaccgtaaggatctccagagggtagtgaggtctgcactacgcatcaccgggggcaaactacctgccctccaggacacctacaccacccgatgttacaggaaggccataaagatcatcaaggacaacaaccacccgagccactgcctgttcaccccgttaccatccagaaggcgaggtcagtacaggtgcatcaaagctgggaccgagagactgaaaaacagcttctatttcaaggccatcagactgttaaacagccaccactaacattgagtggctgctgccaacacactgactcaactccagccactttaataatgggaattgatgggaaatgtaaaatatatcactagcctctttaaacaatgctacctaatataatgtttacataccctacattattaatctcatatgtatacgtatatactgtactctatatcatctactgcatctttatgtaatacaggaatcactagccactaactatgccactttggttacatactcatctcatatgtatatactgtactcgataccatctactgtatcttgcctatgctgctctataccatcactcattcatatatctttatgtacatattctttatccccttacacttgtgtataagacagtagttttggaattgttagttagattacttgttggttattactgcattgtcggaactagatgcacaagcatttcgctacactcacattaacatctgctaaccatgtgtatgtgacaaataaaatttgatttgatttaataacaTTTTGTCCGATGTAACACTGACCAGCATGAGcttttggatatgtataccaaacgcgctaacaaaaggtatttggacataaataacggacattatcgaacaaaacaaatatttattgtggacctgggattcttggagtgctttctgatgtagatcatcaaaggtaagggaatatttatcatgtaatttcttgtttatgttgacacCATCATTGCGGCTATTGTGACGTTtacttctgagcgccgtctcagattattgcatgggttccttcttccgtaaagtttttttttaaatctgacacagcggttgcattaaggagaggtatatctagaATTCCATGTGTATtgcttgtattatcatctacatttatgatgattatttctgttgaatgatgtggctatgcaaaatcactggatgtttttggaactagtgaatgtaaacgcaccaatgtaaactcatatttgataaatatgaacttcatgtattgtgtaacatgaagtcctatgattgtcatctgatgaagatgatcaaaggttagtgattaattttatctctatttgtggttTTTGTGACTGGCTATTTTGCTGGAAAAATGTCTGTGCTTTTCTGTGGCtatgtggtgacctaacataattgtttgtggtgcttttgctgtaaagcatatttgaaatcggacactgtggcggGATTAAGAACAAGATTAGCTTTAAAATAGTatgagatacatgtatgtttgaggaattttatgagatttttgatgttttgaaattggcgccctgcactttcactggctgttgtcatatcgctcccgttaacgggattgcagccataagaagttaaggtcCTGGAGGGGCCTAGCCAGtttccagaccttaatcccatagaaaatctgtggagggagctgaaggttcgagttgccaaacatcagcctcgaaaccttaatgacttggagaagatctgcaaagaggagtgggacaaaatccctcctgagatgtgtgcaaacctggtggccaactacaagaaacgtctgacccctgtgattgccaacaagggttttgccaccaagtattaagtcatgttttgcagaggggtcaaatacttatttccctcattaaaatgcaaatcaatttataacatttttgacatacgtttttctggatttttgttgttgttattctgtctcccactgttcaaataaacctaccatgaaaattatagactgataatttctttatcagtgggcaaacatacaaaatcagcaggggatcaaatacttttgcCCCTCACTGTATCCTGTGGCAAACGTTGCTCCACTTTTATCAAGGGACCCAATGTATGGAATGAAAActccccccacaccatcaccaccagctTGCAATGTTGAGATGAGGCATGATGGATGGATGTACTCATGGTTTTCTCCATACCCTAGTCGTCCCATCAGTGTGAAACAGCAGGAACcaggattcatcagaccaggcaatgtttcAATTCTCCAGTGTCCAGTGTTTTCGTTCTTTAGCCCACTGCAACTACAGTTTCTTGTTTTTTTGCTGAAAGAACTATAAGGTCGTCGGCTGCCATACCCAATTTGTGTCAAGGTATGACATGTTGTGCATTCTTTTATGGGTCTTTGGGCACCAATGTTGTACCGGACTGTCAGTTGACTAACTGTAGCCTGTTTGTTGCTCAGCACAATTTGTGACAACCAGctttgtcctctttcatcaatAACCCGTTTTCGACCACTGGTCTGACATTGGCTGGATGCCCTTTGGGTGGtgtaccattcttgatacatgtGGGAAACTATTGAGCATGAAAACCCCGGCAGAGtttttgacacactcaaactggtgcgcatGGCATGTACTGTACACAATGTTCCCTCAAAATGTTTcgtcactgagcaaatttcaggtctgctgagcgcaagCTTGAATGTTGTGAagattctgtgcaacttccagtgcgcgtttactgtgaacactgaggctgtacccactaagttacagttGTAACAGTGGCCAACTAGGCTACTGTGGATATTTGATCATAATATAGGCCTACCAGAGTGCCCTACCATAAAAAAACAATGAAGAAAATGCATCCCATGACATATGAACATGGAAAttgctgttctatcattcagcctacagtagcagccaatgtatggtgttcaatgtacagtagacctacattccatgagacttaaaaaaacatgcagggcttgacattaacctgtttatccacttgtccttcagacaaggaggtgactgaaaatggtgttgtttgatgcaagaaaccatttTACAAAATCAAATGCAATTATTATTCCCATatcattattacagagaatcagacaaatgatgCTGCTCTCTGCcaattggctacttagcttattcaagcctgcctcaaaaaatacaacactgcccctttatgacaaaaaaagctctttacctgacttgcTTTTCAACGATGTCTTGAAATgtacacattttgtgctcttgtaggcaGTCACGACCCTATTGCGGACTAGAAGTTATCTATAACCAGGCTAATatctcactaactagcaaaggatatgagcAAAATGTGCACAAATGGCTACATGGAGCTCTTGCTTTGATCTGCACAGTACAGTTCAAGTAAGATCCATATATgacaatggtctatttgcatataggcctactgcagctctgatttgTTATGCCGCACTGGTCTGGTCGTGCGAAATAGACTCCTACACcgaaatctcttgcatagttggttttgtttcggtatgttgcaaTGAAAGCGGCTAATATTGCGCTGATTTGATCACtattgccacagtaaag
Coding sequences within:
- the LOC135507863 gene encoding cell growth regulator with EF hand domain protein 1-like isoform X1; this translates as MRFSVYSSNGPSGASLETGADMLVTGVLSLLLLAHQCVSAPQVPGDQRVESAGAPPPLTLANPFGSGDEERRLLQSYIKANLKEGQGGPDSTWEQEVFFLFSLHDYDRSGDMDGLEMMRLLSEYNSHNRPGEQSAEPVREVVDMVDFLLQTQDLNMDGLIAPPELLSPPKLQQPDSYSQGAPEQGGSVVQEQVKVQVEVKVVEEPKLENAAQKERDVEEQPKEEESKPRVVGQEVKTNEHPIQAEENGLHIPEAPAADHEQNRPAPVHQGQPEM
- the LOC135507863 gene encoding cell growth regulator with EF hand domain protein 1-like isoform X3, whose amino-acid sequence is MLVTGVLSLLLLAHQCVSAPQVPGDQRVESAGAPPPLTLANPFGSGDEERRLLQSYIKANLKEGQGGPDSTWEQEVFFLFSLHDYDRSGDMDGLEMMRLLSEYNSHNRPGEQSAEPVREVVDMVDFLLQTQDLNMDGLIAPPELLSPPKLQQPDSYSQGAPEQGGSVVQEQVKVQVEVKVVEEPKLENAAQKERDVEEQPKEEESKPRVVGQEVKTNEHPIQAEENGLHIPEAPAADHEQNRPAPVHQGQPEM
- the LOC135507863 gene encoding cell growth regulator with EF hand domain protein 1-like isoform X2, translated to MRFSVYSSNGPSGASLETGADMLVTGVLSLLLLAHQCVSAPQVPGDQRVESAGAPPPLTLANPFGSGDEERRLLQSYIKANLKEGQGGPDSTWEQEVFFLFSLHDYDRSGDMDGLEMMRLLSEYNSHNRPGEQSAEPVVDMVDFLLQTQDLNMDGLIAPPELLSPPKLQQPDSYSQGAPEQGGSVVQEQVKVQVEVKVVEEPKLENAAQKERDVEEQPKEEESKPRVVGQEVKTNEHPIQAEENGLHIPEAPAADHEQNRPAPVHQGQPEM